Proteins found in one Sorghum bicolor cultivar BTx623 chromosome 1, Sorghum_bicolor_NCBIv3, whole genome shotgun sequence genomic segment:
- the LOC8062980 gene encoding scarecrow-like protein 34 has translation MESKDKPNSSFEDSPSAMVNNPGCYATSQIFIDDPTNRHNDLDLESCLHTPNSNYPPVSSSSNSNVHVASSTSSSTKIYGPHPCEVSSNVKSDWYGANATDYSANSWITSDITLDYINKLLMQEDNDDTVKLHHGEHALRSMEEPFYKLLGQNNPVYPQQLPLCNCDHLKNIDDSISKSCSICSVAIDSSTSHSNHNLQVFEAPWSLSDIVTQGTHSVELGLNVDGLSIAEKRSRDDQSLQVHVADKIKHALSEVHDGNYSRTEDFQLLEGRSSKQFAVSINGATRDEMLDRVLLFSEHKLTDEGIVLQEMMANKSTRNSKNVQGRTSACRKTRIKKQHKKEVVDLRTLLIHCAKAVSVNKYTLARDTLNIIRQHSSVSGDDTQRLASCLVECLEVRLAGTGGQLYHKLMTETCNAVDTLKVYQLALAVSPFMRAPYYFSNKTILDVSKGKPKVHIIDFGICFGFQWPSLFEQLARREDGPPKVRITGIELPQPGFRPNQINKNAGQLLADYASMFNVPFEYKGISSKWETIRIQDLNIEEDDVLIVNCLFRMKNIVDETVELNNARNRLLNTIRKMKPKVFVHGVVNGSFSNPFFLPRFKEVMHHYSALFDILDRTVPRDNEARMILERHIYLRAILNAVACEGSERIERPECYKKWKSRNLKAGLEQLPLNPDIVKVIRDMVGQYHKDYVINEDDQWLVLGWKGKILKAISTWKPSES, from the coding sequence ATGGAGTCCAAAGACAAACCTAATTCAAGTTTTGAGGACTCCCCAAGCGCCATGGTGAATAATCCTGGGTGCTATGCCACTTCCCAGATATTCATCGATGATCCAACTAACAGGCATAATGATTTGGACTTGGAGTCATGTTTGCACACACCAAACTCCAACTATCCTCCAGTATCAAGTAGTTCTAACAGTAATGTCCATGTTGCATCGAGCACTTCTTCTTCAACTAAAATATATGGTCCCCATCCATGTGAAGTCAGTAGCAATGTAAAATCAGATTGGTATGGAGCCAATGCGACAGACTATTCTGCAAACAGTTGGATCACCTCGGATATAACACTCGACTACATAAACAAGCTATTGATGCAGGAGGACAATGATGACACGGTCAAATTACATCATGGAGAACATGCACTTAGATCCATGGAAGAGCCATTCTACAAACTCCTCGGACAGAATAATCCAGTTTATCCTCAGCAACTACCACTTTGTAACTGTGATCATCTGAAAAATATAGATGACAGCATCAGCAAATCATGCAGCATTTGCTCTGTTGCTATAGACTCAAGTACTAGTCATTCTAATCACAACTTGCAAGTATTTGAAGCTCCATGGAGTCTATCTGACATTGTCACTCAAGGTACACACAGCGTGGAGCTTGGTTTGAACGTCGATGGCCTTTCGATCGCTGAAAAGCGTAGCCGAGATGATCAGTCACTTCAAGTGCATGTTGCAGACAAAATCAAGCATGCACTATCTGAGGTTCACGATGGAAATTATTCACGTACAGAAGATTTTCAATTGTTAGAAGGAAGGAGTAGCAAGCAGTTCGCCGTTTCAATCAACGGGGCAACCCGAGATGAAATGTTGGACAGGGTCCTACTCTTCTCTGAGCATAAGCTTACCGATGAAGGCATTGTTTTGCAAGAAATGATGGCAAACAAATCAACCAGAAATTCAAAGAATGTTCAAGGAAGAACATCAGCTTGTCGGAAGACACGAATTAAAAAGCAACATAAGAAAGAGGTGGTGGATCTAAGAACCCTTCTTATCCATTGTGCAAAAGCAGTATCTGTGAATAAATATACCTTAGCAAGGGATACACTGAACATCATAAGACAGCATTCCTCAGTAAGCGGCGATGATACCCAGAGGCTAGCATCTTGCCTAGTTGAGTGCCTTGAAGTACGATTAGCCGGAACTGGGGGGCAGCTGTATCACAAGTTGATGACTGAAACCTGCAATGCTGTGGACACTTTAAAGGTATATCAATTGGCTTTAGCAGTAAGTCCTTTCATGCGGGCACCATACTATTTTTCAAATAAGACAATCCTTGATGTCTCAAAGGGGAAACCAAAGGTGCACATTATCGACTTTGGCATTTGCTTTGGCTTTCAATGGCCATCACTGTTTGAGCAACTGGCAAGGAGGGAAGATGGGCCTCCTAAGGTTCGGATCACAGGTATTGAGCTACCCCAGCCAGGATTTCGACCAAATCAAATTAATAAGAACGCAGGGCAGCTATTAGCTGATTATGCTAGCATGTTCAATGTGCCTTTTGAATATAAAGGAATATCATCGAAATGGGAAACCATCCGTATACAGGATCTCAACATCGAGGAAGATGACGTGCTGATAGTCAACTGCCTATTCCGAATGAAGAACATTGTTGATGAGACAGTAGAACTTAACAATGCCAGGAACAGGTTGCTCAATACCATCAGAAAGATGAAGCCAAAAGTTTTTGTGCATGGAGTAGTGAATGGATCATTTAGTAACCCCTTCTTTTTACCACGTTTTAAAGAAGTCATGCACCACTACTCTGCATTGTTTGATATCCTTGATAGAACTGTTCCACGAGACAATGAGGCAAGAATGATCTTAGAGAGGCATATCTATCTGCGTGCAATTCTCAATGCTGTTGCATGTGAAGGATCTGAAAGGATTGAGAGGCCAGAGTGCTATAAGAAGTGGAAATCACGAAACCTGAAGGCTGGCCTTGAGCAGCTCCCACTGAATCCGGACATTGTGAAAGTAATAAGAGATATGGTGGGGCAATATCACAAAGATTATGTTATCAACGAAGATGATCAGTGGCTAGTGCTGGGATGGAAGGGAAAGATACTGAAAGCAATATCCACATGGAAACCTTCTGAGTCATAA
- the LOC110434615 gene encoding scarecrow-like protein 34: MGTCKALSDFWQGSRTPSMEFNDKSSSNFEDFQSNMSATSGFYALVDPADESNDLESFLHQPRSKHHYPPVSNTFSDSDHITLSTPYSSTVDGPQFCDLSSNAAPDWYGTSVADSSNNSWTNSDITIDYLNKLLMDEDDEDKVKLHHGECALRAMEEPFYRILGQNNPAYPESPSLCSCGHLNNLDDSINKSSGLSCSSCSVAIDSSNSHSNHNLQAFEAPWSLSDIVKETKRSTEGTRNMEFGVKIDGLSIAEKRSRDNQSLQVNAADTSKHASSEVHSGYFSSTEDSYLSEARSSKQVAFSFNEPTRDEMFDRVLLFSEHKPTDEAIVLQEMMTNKSTGHSQNEQGRTSARRKTRGKKQQKKEVVDLRAILIHCAQAVSVNNHTLANDMLNIIRQHSSITGDDTQRLAFCLVDCLEVRLAGTGCQLYRKLITKSSNAVAILKVLQLSLAVNPLLRASFYFSNKTILDVSKGKSKVHIIDFGICFGFQWPSLFEQLAKREDGPPKVRITGIEQPMQGFRPNQMNKQNTGQRLADYASMFNVPFEYQAISSMWETISIEDLNIEEDDVLIVNCIDRMKILGDETVSINSARNKVLNTIRMMKPKIFVHGVVNGSYGTPIFLTRFKEVMYHYSALFDIFDKTVPRDNETRLHIERSMFLSQLLNVIACEGSERIERPENYKKWKSRSLNAGLEQLPLNPDIVEVIREMVGKYHKDYVIYEDDQWLLLGWKGRILNGISTWKPSESYVGD, translated from the exons ATG GGGACTTGCAAGGCACTGTCTGACTTTTGGCAAGGATCAAGAACCCCATCAATGGAGTTCAACGACAAATCTAGTTCTAACTTTGAGGATTTCCAAAGCAACATGTCGGCTACTTCTGGGTTCTATGCCTTGGTTGATCCAGCCGATGAGTCAAATGATTTGGAGTCATTTTTGCACCAACCAAGATCCAAGCATCATTATCCTCCTGTATCAAATACTTTTAGCGATAGTGACCATATTACATTGAGCACCCCCTATTCGAGTACAGTAGATGGTCCTCAATTCTGTGACCTCAGTAGCAATGCGGCACCAGATTGGTATGGAACCAGTGTAGCAGACTCTTCTAATAACAGTTGGACCAACTCAGATATAACCATCGACTACTTAAACAAGCTGTTGATGGACGAGGACGATGAGGATAAGGTAAAATTACATCATGGAGAGTGCGCCCTTAGAGCTATGGAAGAGCCTTTCTATAGAATTCTTGGACAAAATAATCCAGCTTATCCTGAGTCACCATCACTTTGTAGCTGTGGTCATCTGAATAACCTCGACGACAGCATCAACAAGTCTTCTGGGCTCTCATGCAGTAGCTGCTCTGTTGCTATTGATTCAAGTAATAGTCATTCTAATCACAACTTGCAAGCTTTTGAAGCTCCATGGAGTTTGTCTGACATAGTCAAAGAGACAAAACGTTCCACTGAAGGTACACGAAACATGGAGTTTGGTGTGAAAATTGATGGCCTCTCAATTGCTGAAAAGCGTAGCCGAGATAATCAGTCACTTCAGGTAAATGCTGCAGATACGAGCAAGCATGCATCATCTGAGGTTCACAGTGGATATTTCTCAAGTACAGAAGATTCTTATTTGTCAGAAGCAAGAAGTAGCAAGCAGGTTGCCTTTTCATTCAATGAGCCAACCCGAGATGAGATGTTTGACAGGGTTCTACTCTTCTCTGAGCATAAACCTACAGATGAAGCTATTGTTTTGCAAGAAATGATGACAAACAAATCAACCGGACATTCACAGaatgaacaaggaagaacatcaGCTCGGCGGAAGACACGAGGAAAGAAGCAACAGAAGAAAGAGGTGGTGGATCTAAGAGCCATTCTTATCCATTGTGCACAAGCAGTATCTGTGAATAACCATACCTTAGCAAATGACATGCTGAACATAATAAGGCAACATTCCTCAATAACTGGGGACGATACCCAGAGGCTAGCATTTTGTCTAGTGGACTGCCTTGAGGTGCGATTAGCTGGAACTGGGTGTCAGCTGTATCGCAAATTGATCACTAAAAGCAGCAACGCTGTGGCCATTTTAAAGGTATTACAATTGTCTTTAGCGGTAAATCCTTTATTGAGGGCATCATTTTATTTCTCAAATAAGACAATCCTTGATGTCTCGAAGGGAAAATCTAAGGTGCACATTATCGATTTTGGCATTTGCTTTGGATTTCAATGGCCATCACTGTTTGAGCAACTCGCAAAGAGGGAAGATGGGCCGCCCAAGGTTCGGATCACAGGTATTGAGCAACCAATGCAAGGATTTCGACCAAACCAAATGAATAAGCAGAACACGGGACAGCGATTAGCTGATTATGCTAGCATGTTCAATGTGCCTTTTGAATATCAAGCAATATCATCAATGTGGGAAACCATAAGTATAGAAGATCTTAACATTGAGGAAGATGATGTGCTGATAGTCAACTGCATAGACCGAATGAAGATTCTGGGTGATGAGACAGTATCCATAAACAGCGCAAGGAATAAGGTTCTCAATACCATTAGAATGATGAAGCCAAAAATTTTTGTGCATGGAGTAGTGAATGGATCATACGGTACCCCCATCTTTTTAACACGTTTTAAAGAAGTAATGTACCATTACTCTGCATTATTTGATATCTTTGATAAAACTGTTCCACGAGATAATGAGacaagattgcacatagagagGAGCATGTTTCTGTCCCAACTTCTCAATGTCATCGCATGTGAAGGATCCGAAAGGATTGAGAGGCCAGAGAATTATAAGAAATGGAAGTCACGAAGCCTGAATGCTGGCCTTGAGCAGCTCCCACTGAATCCAGACATTGTGGAAGTAATAAGAGAAATGGTGGGAAAATATCACAAAGATTATGTTATCTACGAAGATGATCAGTGGCTACTACTAGGATGGAAGGGAAGGATACTGAATGGAATATCCACATGGAAACCTAGTGAGTCATATGTTGGTGACTAA